The DNA segment GGCGTCGAAACACTGGTATCCCACCGCTTGTGCGGCCGACACCAGCATCATCGACAGCACGGCGGCCATCCAGATCGACGGCGGTCGTCTCCGGGTGCGGTCGTTCATCGAGGACTGCCTCGGGGGTTCGGAACGCACGGGTCGGGCGGAGGGAGTCGAATGGGCCGGGATCCGGAGCGAGGTCGGGCTCATGCCTCGGCGCCCGCGTCCTCCTCGGCCAGCGAGATCGACTCGCTCACCAGCATGATCGGGATTCCCTCCCGAACGGGGTAGAGCACCTTCCCGTCCTCACGGATCAGGCCCTCCTCGAGGAGATCGAGCACCAGCTCGCCCTCGCGGGTCTTGAGCTCACCCTTGCGGATGTTCTCGTTCAGGCTGTCGAGGAGTTCCTGGTCGGCCCGATGCACGGGCGTGTGGTCCTCGGGACACACCAGGATCTCGACGAGTTCGTTGCTGATCACGATCCACCTCGGCGGAAAGGAGTCACCAGGCCCCGGTAGGGATTGCAGGTTTCGGGCCTGTCGGCCGGCCCACCGCTCGACGAAGCGGCGGCCGCCCCCGGCGGACCGGGGGAGAACCGGCCAAGCGTATTCGATCCAAGCACTTGGCGCCACCGACGACGCCGTGGCGGTGCTCACTCCTGGTGGAACACGCCGATGTTCAGGTACTTCTGCAGACGATCATCCAGAAGTTGTTGTGTCTCAACACTTTCGAGCGCTTCCAGGTCTTCGAGCAGAGCGTCGCGCAGGATCGCCGCCGTTCCGTCGGGATCCCGATGAGCCCCGCCGACGGGTTCGCGCAGGACCCGGTCGACCACGCCGAATCCACTGACGTCCTCGGCCGTGATGCGCATGGCCGCGGCGGCCTGGTTCGCCTTCGACTGGTCCTTCCAGAGGATCGCAGCGCAGCCCTCGGGGCTGATCACGGAGTAGATGCTGTTCTCGAGCATCGTCACGCGGTCGCCCACGGCGATGGCCAGAGCTCCCCCGCTGCCGCCCTCGCCGGTCACGAAGACCAGGATCGGAACCGGAAGACCGGCCATCTCCAGGAGATTGTGGGCGATGGCCTCGGCCTGGCCCCGTTCCTCGGCCCCGACCCCCGGATAGGCCCCCGGAGTGTCCACGAAAGTGATGACCGGTCGTCCGAATTTGGCGGCAAGTCTCATGAGCCGCAGGGCCTTGCGGTAGCCCTCGGGATGGGGCATCCCGAAGTTCCGCCGGATGTTGCTCTTGGTATCGCGGCCCTTCTGATGGCCGATGATCATGACGTGACGGTGGCCGAGGCGGGCCATGCCCCCGACGATGGCCGGATCGTCGGCGTAGGCCCGGTCGCCGTGGATCTCCTTGTAGTCCTCGAAGATCCGCTCCACGTAGTCCAGCGTCGTCGGACGTCGCGGGTGCCGAGCCAACTGCACCCGCTGCCAGGGCTCGAGCGAGCTGAAGATCTCCTTGCCCAGCTTCTCGACCCGGGCGCGGAGCTTCGCGACCTCGTCGCTGACGTCCAGATCGCTGTTCTGCGCGGACTGCTGCAGCTCGAGGATCTTCTCCTCGAGCTCCACGATCGGCTTCTCGAAGTCGAGCGTGACGCTCGCGCGCTTGGGATCACCCATGGTCGCACCTCGCGGGATCTCGGCTCAACGGGTCGGGCGTCGCGTCCACCGGGACCGGACCGGCGGGCGAATCCCGAAAGTAGCGCAGGCCGGCGCCCGCGCCCACCCGAATGTCCGGCCACGGACGGGGGGTCAGGCGGCGGTCGAAGCGGCGGTCTCGGGCCGACGGCGCATCCGAGGACGATCGGGGACCAGCCGCACCGCGGGCATCGCCTCGAGCTCGACCGCAGGGTCGCCCAGCGCGTCGATCAAGGCGTGCAGAAGGGCGGCACTCGGGGTCACGCCGCGTCGCGTGCGGACGTCGATCGTGTCCGCCCCCGAACCCTGCACACTCAGCCGGATCGG comes from the Candidatus Krumholzibacteriia bacterium genome and includes:
- a CDS encoding Trm112 family protein produces the protein MISNELVEILVCPEDHTPVHRADQELLDSLNENIRKGELKTREGELVLDLLEEGLIREDGKVLYPVREGIPIMLVSESISLAEEDAGAEA
- a CDS encoding acetyl-CoA carboxylase carboxyltransferase subunit alpha — translated: MGDPKRASVTLDFEKPIVELEEKILELQQSAQNSDLDVSDEVAKLRARVEKLGKEIFSSLEPWQRVQLARHPRRPTTLDYVERIFEDYKEIHGDRAYADDPAIVGGMARLGHRHVMIIGHQKGRDTKSNIRRNFGMPHPEGYRKALRLMRLAAKFGRPVITFVDTPGAYPGVGAEERGQAEAIAHNLLEMAGLPVPILVFVTGEGGSGGALAIAVGDRVTMLENSIYSVISPEGCAAILWKDQSKANQAAAAMRITAEDVSGFGVVDRVLREPVGGAHRDPDGTAAILRDALLEDLEALESVETQQLLDDRLQKYLNIGVFHQE